The proteins below are encoded in one region of Pomacea canaliculata isolate SZHN2017 linkage group LG7, ASM307304v1, whole genome shotgun sequence:
- the LOC112567658 gene encoding 2-hydroxyacylsphingosine 1-beta-galactosyltransferase-like → MLVARAEIWLVTTEHILDYPRPSMPNVKLIGGTATGPGKPLPPQFKSFMDDAKEGVVIVSFGSYVLNPPEPITQKIMNVLKDLPFKSVFRSNISSPNSKKILTSSWIPQNDLLAHPNTRVFVSHCGNDGQYEALFHAVPVVCTPIFLDQFYNAERMRVKGMTKTVDLNTVSTHELHSTILKVATNTSYKQAITKASELFKIEFGVPVEKAAYWLDHVMKYGGRHLRSSGHEVSFLQFSCWDVYAFLLSCVLLILLIVVYLVYKAFKCFFSKSKPKIE, encoded by the coding sequence atgcttgtagcaagagctgagatctggttggTTACCACGGAACACATCCTAGACTACCCGAGACCATCGATGcccaatgtcaaactaattGGAGGAACAGCTACAGGTCCTGGTAAACCATTGCCACCgcagtttaaatcttttatggatgatGCAAAAGAAGGAGTTGTTATCGTATCGTTTGGTAGTTATGTCCTTAATCCACCAGAACcaatcacacaaaaaatcatGAATGTGTTGAaagatttaccttttaaatccgtTTTCCGCTCCAACATTTCGTCACCAAACTCAAAGAAGATCCtgacgtcgtcatggatacctcaGAATGACCTGCTGGCTCACCCCAACACTCGAGTGTTTGTCAGCCATTGCGGTAATGACggtcagtacgaggctctgttccacGCCGTGCCAGTGGTTTGTACGCCGATCTTTCTtgaccagttctacaacgctgagcgcatgcgcgtaaagggCATGACAAAgactgtcgacctcaacaccgtcagtacacacgagctgcactccaccattctcaaagtggccaccaacacgagctacaagcaggccatcaccaaagcctcggaactgtttaaaatcgaattcggtgtccctgtggagaaagcggcctactggcttgatcacgtgatgaaatatggcggccgTCACCTGCGTTCGTCAGGACATGAAGTttctttcttacaattttcgtgctgggatgtttatgcttttcttttatcttgtgtACTACTGATACTTCTGATTGTAGTGTATCTGGTTTATAAAGCattcaaatgtttcttctcGAAATCAAAGccaaaaatagaataa